One region of Candidatus Omnitrophota bacterium genomic DNA includes:
- a CDS encoding peptide-binding protein yields MFVVRKIKIPLIILAVFFLFSSGSSGASDDPHGDAIVVSSISDPRTLIPILASDSASSDICGMIFNGLIKYDKTVRITGDLAENWEILDGGAVIVFHLKKNVRWHDGAPFTAKDVLFTYEKLVDPVVKTPYSGDFDRIKSVEIPDEYTVKIIYKEPFAPALSSWGMWIMPEHLLKGEDLNKSSFSRNPIGTGPYKFKSWRTGEKIELVSNRDYFEGRPYIDRYIYRIIPDDATIFLELQTQGVDMAGLSPLQYARQTGNKFFRGHYNKFRYPGFGYTYMAYNLADPRFGDIRVRQAINYAVDKDAMVKAIFFGLAEVTTGPFMKDSWAYNKDVKPAPYNIAKARALLREAGWEDTDKDGWVEKERRVFEFTILVNQGNGERQRAAEMIQNDLKAVGIRMKIRVVEWSTLIGEFLGKKRFEAVLMGWFLGRDPDNYDIWHSSKTREGEFNFIGYKNAEVDRLLAEGRRTFDEARRAAIYRRVHEIIYADQPYMFLYSADMLPIVNSRFRNVESSPIGIGYNFIKWYVPKSEQRYR; encoded by the coding sequence ATGTTCGTTGTACGAAAGATAAAAATACCGCTGATTATCCTGGCGGTATTTTTTTTGTTCTCATCCGGTTCGTCGGGCGCTTCCGATGACCCGCATGGCGATGCCATAGTCGTAAGTTCTATAAGCGATCCCAGAACGCTTATTCCGATACTTGCTTCGGATTCGGCCTCAAGCGATATCTGTGGCATGATATTTAACGGCCTTATCAAATACGATAAAACCGTTCGCATAACAGGCGATCTCGCCGAGAATTGGGAAATCTTAGACGGCGGCGCTGTCATAGTATTCCATCTGAAAAAAAATGTGCGCTGGCATGACGGCGCGCCATTTACCGCAAAAGACGTACTATTCACGTACGAAAAATTGGTTGATCCCGTAGTAAAGACGCCGTACAGCGGTGATTTCGACAGGATAAAATCGGTAGAAATCCCGGACGAGTATACGGTTAAAATTATTTACAAGGAGCCGTTCGCGCCGGCGCTTTCCAGCTGGGGCATGTGGATAATGCCGGAACATTTACTGAAAGGCGAAGATCTGAATAAGTCGTCTTTTTCGCGTAATCCCATAGGTACCGGGCCGTATAAGTTCAAATCGTGGAGGACGGGAGAGAAGATAGAGCTCGTCTCGAATCGCGACTATTTCGAAGGAAGGCCTTATATCGATAGATACATATACCGCATAATACCCGACGACGCCACGATATTTCTCGAACTCCAGACGCAGGGCGTGGATATGGCCGGGCTATCGCCTCTGCAATATGCGCGGCAGACGGGTAACAAATTCTTCCGCGGGCATTATAATAAATTCAGATATCCAGGTTTCGGTTATACCTATATGGCTTACAATCTCGCCGATCCGAGATTCGGCGACATCAGGGTGCGGCAGGCTATAAACTACGCCGTCGATAAAGACGCGATGGTGAAGGCGATATTCTTCGGCCTCGCCGAGGTTACGACCGGGCCTTTTATGAAGGATTCGTGGGCGTACAATAAGGATGTGAAGCCAGCTCCGTACAACATCGCGAAGGCAAGGGCGCTTTTGCGCGAAGCGGGTTGGGAGGATACCGATAAGGACGGGTGGGTCGAAAAGGAGAGAAGGGTTTTCGAGTTCACGATCCTCGTAAATCAGGGAAACGGTGAGCGGCAACGCGCCGCCGAGATGATACAGAATGACCTTAAAGCCGTCGGGATAAGGATGAAGATACGCGTCGTCGAGTGGAGCACGCTCATCGGCGAATTCCTGGGCAAGAAGCGTTTTGAGGCGGTGCTCATGGGATGGTTCCTCGGCCGCGACCCGGATAATTACGATATATGGCATTCGTCAAAGACTCGAGAGGGGGAGTTTAATTTTATCGGGTATAAAAACGCGGAGGTCGACCGCCTGCTTGCGGAAGGCCGGCGCACGTTCGACGAAGCAAGGCGCGCGGCGATATACCGCCGGGTGCATGAGATCATCTACGCGGATCAGCCGTACATGTTCCTCTATTCGGCCGATATGTTGCCGATAGTGAATTCGCGCTTCCGTAACGTCGAATCCTCGCCCATCGGCATCGGGTACAATTTTATAAAGTGGTACGTGCCGAAAAGTGAGCAACGATACAGGTAA
- a CDS encoding GIY-YIG nuclease family protein, whose protein sequence is MNQWKWYVYIIECKDGTYYTGMTWKPDLRYDQHLSGLGGVYTAKHGVKKMAYIEEHEEIEAARTREKQIKGWGQKKKRKLISGQWGEIVVVFCLVALDVLDSLLLRLRLAVARSNNNILED, encoded by the coding sequence ATGAATCAATGGAAATGGTATGTTTATATAATCGAATGCAAGGACGGCACATACTATACGGGAATGACTTGGAAACCCGACCTCAGATATGATCAGCATCTTTCCGGTCTGGGTGGAGTCTATACTGCAAAGCATGGTGTGAAAAAAATGGCTTATATCGAGGAACATGAGGAGATTGAGGCGGCACGAACGAGAGAAAAACAAATTAAAGGATGGGGCCAGAAAAAGAAGAGGAAATTAATATCGGGGCAGTGGGGGGAAATAGTGGTAGTATTTTGTTTAGTTGCTTTGGATGTTCTCGACTCGCTCCTGCTTCGGCTTCGCCTCGCAGTCGCTCGCTCGAACAATAATATTTTGGAAGATTGA
- a CDS encoding ABC transporter permease encodes MLHYIAKRLAGLIPVFFGITIVSFLVIHIAPGKPTDMQTSLNPKVSFEARERLDKLYGLDKPLHVQYFDWFKRFCFFDFGRSYVDDRPVASKIAERIPITLLINALAMILILAVGIPLGVISAVKRGSFLDKSTAVIAFIGFSVPEFWLALLLMSLFAINLNWLPISGIKSLDFEYYSITGKILDVARHLILPVAITAFGALAGISRYMRSAMIGVIHQDYIRTARAKGLDERQVIYRHALKNAALPVITILGLSVPGLIGGSVIFESIFAIPGMGRLFYESVMARDYPTIMGILSIGAILTLLGNLLADIAYSYADPRIRVTETE; translated from the coding sequence ATGTTGCATTACATCGCTAAAAGATTGGCGGGGCTCATACCGGTATTTTTCGGGATAACGATAGTCTCGTTCCTCGTGATACATATCGCGCCGGGAAAACCGACCGACATGCAGACGAGCTTAAACCCGAAGGTATCTTTCGAGGCGCGCGAGCGGCTTGACAAATTGTATGGGCTCGACAAGCCGCTTCACGTCCAGTACTTCGATTGGTTCAAGCGCTTCTGCTTTTTCGACTTCGGACGCTCGTACGTCGACGATAGGCCCGTCGCTTCCAAGATCGCCGAACGCATCCCGATAACACTGCTCATAAACGCGCTGGCGATGATATTGATATTAGCTGTCGGGATACCTCTGGGCGTTATCTCGGCGGTAAAACGCGGTTCGTTCCTCGACAAGTCCACAGCCGTTATCGCTTTTATCGGATTCTCCGTGCCGGAGTTCTGGCTCGCCCTGCTTTTAATGAGTTTATTCGCGATAAATTTAAATTGGCTTCCGATATCGGGCATCAAATCCCTCGATTTCGAATATTATTCCATAACCGGAAAGATATTGGACGTCGCCAGGCACCTGATACTGCCGGTGGCGATAACGGCGTTCGGGGCTCTGGCGGGCATCTCCAGGTACATGCGCTCGGCCATGATCGGTGTTATCCATCAGGACTATATCAGGACGGCGCGCGCGAAAGGTCTCGACGAGCGGCAGGTCATATACCGGCACGCGCTGAAGAACGCGGCGTTACCGGTCATCACGATATTGGGATTGTCCGTTCCCGGGCTCATAGGCGGCAGTGTCATATTCGAATCGATATTCGCCATCCCGGGGATGGGCCGGTTATTTTATGAATCCGTTATGGCGAGGGACTACCCGACGATAATGGGCATCCTCTCGATAGGCGCGATACTTACTTTACTGGGAAATCTCCTCGCCGATATAGCGTACTCATACGCCGATCCGAGGATACGCGTTACGGAGACAGAATGA
- a CDS encoding ABC transporter permease, with the protein MKNKLTLTALLFITVILLFALFAPLIARYDPSAIDTNAILQGPSGAHIFGTDTLGRDIFSRIVYGSRISLSIGFIAVGIAVVIGLFFGSIAGYYGGRVDSIIMRFVDIMLCFPTFFLILAVIAILEPSIFNIMAVIGATSWMGTSRLVRAEILALKERDFISAARVMGAGDVWIIVRHLIPNAIGPVLVSATLGIGGAILTESALSFLGIGVQPPTPSWGNILMDGKSTLGVAWWLTVFPGLFILFTVLSYNLLSEALRDNLDPRTKETI; encoded by the coding sequence ATGAAGAATAAGCTGACACTGACGGCGCTTTTATTCATAACCGTGATACTGCTATTCGCGCTCTTCGCGCCTTTGATAGCGCGATACGATCCGTCGGCGATAGATACGAATGCCATACTCCAGGGCCCGTCGGGCGCGCACATATTCGGGACCGATACGCTCGGCCGCGATATTTTCTCCCGTATAGTATATGGCTCGAGGATATCGCTCTCCATCGGATTTATCGCTGTGGGCATAGCGGTAGTTATAGGATTATTCTTCGGTTCTATCGCCGGATATTACGGCGGCAGGGTGGACTCTATCATAATGCGTTTTGTCGATATCATGCTTTGCTTCCCGACGTTCTTTCTGATACTTGCCGTGATAGCGATACTCGAGCCGTCGATATTCAATATCATGGCCGTCATAGGCGCCACGAGCTGGATGGGCACCTCGCGCCTCGTGCGAGCCGAAATATTAGCGCTCAAAGAGCGTGATTTTATTTCCGCCGCGCGGGTCATGGGCGCCGGAGACGTGTGGATAATAGTCCGGCACCTGATCCCCAACGCGATAGGCCCCGTACTCGTGAGCGCCACTCTCGGCATAGGCGGCGCCATACTTACGGAGTCGGCATTGAGTTTCCTGGGTATCGGCGTTCAACCGCCGACGCCGAGCTGGGGCAATATCCTGATGGACGGCAAATCGACCCTGGGAGTGGCATGGTGGCTTACGGTATTCCCGGGGCTATTCATATTATTTACGGTGCTTTCGTATAATCTCCTGAGTGAAGCTTTGCGCGACAATCTGGATCCGCGTACGAAGGAAACCATATGA
- a CDS encoding ABC transporter ATP-binding protein, whose translation MKILQVNDLKVYFTAARGVVKAVDGVSFDIEKNKVFGLVGESGSGKTMTALALLKLVSAPGATVSGNVIFSGADLFKLKDEPLRAVRGSKIAMVFQDPSSSFNPVFTVGRQVAEAVLAHRAMPYAKAKEIALEYLRRVHLRDPLRIFDDYPHQLSGGTKQRIMIAMALVNSPELLILDEPTTALDVTIQAQILELLEEIIEKEKLSILFISHDFGIIARMCDEVGVMYKGKMVERGYTKNILNAPREKYTISLLESVKALI comes from the coding sequence ATGAAGATATTGCAGGTAAATGATCTTAAGGTGTATTTTACTGCCGCCCGGGGCGTAGTGAAGGCCGTCGACGGCGTAAGTTTCGACATAGAAAAAAATAAGGTCTTCGGGCTCGTCGGGGAATCGGGTTCAGGCAAGACGATGACGGCGCTTGCGCTACTTAAACTGGTTTCAGCGCCCGGCGCGACAGTAAGCGGTAATGTTATATTCTCCGGCGCCGATCTTTTTAAATTGAAAGATGAGCCTCTGCGCGCTGTGCGCGGATCAAAGATAGCGATGGTCTTTCAGGATCCGTCGAGTTCGTTCAACCCGGTGTTTACCGTAGGCCGGCAGGTGGCCGAGGCCGTGCTGGCGCATCGCGCCATGCCCTACGCGAAGGCAAAAGAGATCGCGCTCGAATATCTGAGGCGAGTCCACCTGCGCGACCCGCTGAGGATATTCGATGATTACCCGCACCAGCTCTCCGGTGGCACCAAACAACGGATCATGATAGCCATGGCGCTTGTCAATTCGCCGGAACTTCTTATCCTCGACGAGCCGACGACGGCTTTGGATGTAACGATACAGGCTCAGATACTCGAGCTTCTCGAGGAGATAATAGAAAAAGAGAAGCTGTCGATACTCTTTATCAGCCATGATTTCGGCATAATCGCTCGGATGTGCGATGAGGTTGGTGTGATGTATAAAGGAAAGATGGTCGAGCGGGGATATACGAAAAATATATTGAATGCTCCGCGGGAGAAATACACGATATCGCTTTTGGAGTCGGTGAAGGCGCTTATATGA
- a CDS encoding ATP-binding cassette domain-containing protein, with translation MSILICDNLKKYFPVRRGYLRKDFGTVKAVDGVSFEIAAGETFGLVGESACGKTTLGKLILGILKPDSGGVKLSTRRRQVIFQDPHSSLDPKMRVRDIIAEGLLLHGAVTRRLEIDKKVRDALGLVNLLATSADKYPHQFSGGERQRIAIARAVITGPEFIVCDEPVSSLDVTVQLQILRLLKKIQKDFKITYLFISHDLRVVRYMCDRVAVMKDGRIIEEGPARLVYSNPSEPYTRLLLSSIPDYKI, from the coding sequence ATGAGCATATTGATATGCGATAATTTAAAAAAATATTTCCCGGTACGCAGAGGATATCTCCGAAAGGACTTCGGTACGGTCAAAGCCGTCGACGGCGTAAGTTTCGAGATAGCCGCGGGAGAGACTTTCGGGCTCGTCGGGGAATCCGCCTGCGGCAAGACGACTTTGGGAAAGCTCATCCTCGGTATCTTAAAGCCGGATTCGGGCGGGGTGAAACTGTCGACCCGTCGCCGCCAGGTGATATTCCAGGACCCGCATAGTTCGCTCGATCCGAAGATGCGGGTGCGCGATATAATAGCGGAAGGGCTTTTACTGCACGGCGCAGTAACGCGTAGACTGGAGATAGATAAAAAAGTCCGCGACGCGCTCGGGTTAGTTAATCTGCTCGCGACATCCGCGGATAAATATCCCCATCAATTTTCAGGAGGGGAGCGCCAGCGCATCGCGATAGCGCGCGCGGTGATAACCGGCCCGGAGTTTATCGTCTGCGACGAGCCTGTGTCGAGCTTAGACGTGACCGTGCAGTTGCAGATATTGAGACTTTTAAAAAAGATACAGAAGGATTTTAAAATAACTTATCTTTTTATAAGCCACGACCTGAGAGTGGTCAGATACATGTGCGACAGGGTTGCGGTAATGAAGGATGGGCGGATAATAGAAGAGGGCCCGGCCCGGTTGGTATATTCGAACCCGTCGGAGCCGTACACCAGATTATTACTTTCATCGATTCCGGACTATAAAATATGA
- a CDS encoding endonuclease III, whose product MNLRDRAKKILYLLEAAYGRPALFVKDEPVDVLVRTILSQNTSDKNSVPAFNALKKHFVSWERALCAPVPEITEIIKHAGLANIKARRIKAVLAEIKKREGRIDLAGLDRLDDEGAGEYLESLGGVGPKTASCVLLFAFDRPVMPVDTHIFRVAKRLSLIGAGTDIKQAHKALTKIIPKDLIYAFHLCIIVHGRRTCKSQTPKCGVCVVYGLCGYEKKSVIASEAKQSKNEIASDSPAFGSQPHPRNDDESE is encoded by the coding sequence ATGAACCTTCGGGATAGAGCAAAGAAGATATTATATCTGCTTGAAGCCGCGTACGGCCGTCCCGCGCTGTTTGTCAAAGACGAGCCCGTGGATGTTCTTGTGCGCACGATATTGTCGCAAAATACGTCGGACAAAAACTCTGTCCCGGCTTTTAACGCGCTCAAAAAACATTTCGTGTCGTGGGAGAGGGCGCTTTGCGCGCCGGTACCGGAGATAACAGAGATAATAAAACATGCGGGCCTGGCGAATATAAAAGCGCGCAGGATAAAAGCGGTTCTCGCGGAGATAAAAAAGCGCGAAGGCAGGATTGACTTGGCCGGTCTTGACCGTTTAGACGATGAAGGCGCGGGTGAATACCTCGAATCGCTGGGCGGGGTGGGGCCGAAGACGGCCTCGTGCGTCCTTTTGTTCGCGTTCGATAGGCCCGTAATGCCGGTTGATACGCATATTTTCCGGGTGGCTAAACGGTTGTCCCTTATAGGCGCCGGTACGGACATAAAACAGGCGCATAAAGCGTTGACAAAAATTATTCCAAAGGACTTGATATACGCCTTCCATTTATGTATAATAGTGCACGGTCGCAGGACCTGCAAATCGCAAACCCCAAAGTGCGGGGTTTGTGTTGTTTATGGCCTTTGTGGATATGAAAAGAAATCCGTCATTGCGAGCGAAGCGAAGCAATCTAAAAACGAGATTGCTTCGGATTCGCCTGCCTTCGGCAGTCAGCCGCATCCTCGCAATGACGATGAAAGCGAGTAA
- a CDS encoding N-acetyltransferase: protein MIRKAKVTDVKRIQELIGYYAKRDKMLPRSLNELYENIRDFFVYVDGKKVCGCCALHIDWEDLSEIKSLAVAPGKSGKGIGRKLLNECMKEAKTLKLKKVFALTYAPGFFEKLGFHVINKSDLPHKIWSECIKCVYFPGCKEIAVMREI from the coding sequence GTGATACGTAAGGCTAAGGTAACCGACGTTAAAAGGATCCAGGAACTTATCGGCTATTATGCCAAACGCGATAAGATGTTGCCGAGGTCGTTAAACGAGCTTTATGAAAATATACGAGACTTCTTTGTATATGTGGACGGCAAAAAGGTCTGCGGATGTTGCGCGCTTCACATCGACTGGGAGGATCTTTCGGAAATAAAATCGCTGGCGGTCGCGCCGGGAAAATCGGGTAAGGGGATAGGCAGGAAGCTCCTGAACGAATGTATGAAAGAGGCGAAGACGCTCAAATTGAAAAAAGTCTTCGCCCTTACTTACGCGCCGGGTTTTTTCGAGAAGCTCGGATTTCATGTGATCAACAAATCCGACCTTCCGCATAAGATATGGAGCGAGTGCATTAAATGCGTCTATTTTCCGGGATGTAAGGAAATAGCCGTGATGAGGGAAATATAA
- the leuC gene encoding 3-isopropylmalate dehydratase large subunit, translating to MGYTITEKILLKHTKEKEVHPGKFIDAKVDLCLGNDITAPFAIEEFEKLGTKKVFDRNRVVLVPDHFAPAKDMKSANQCKVLATFAKKYGVKNYFEIGRMGIEHALLPEMGLVLPGDLVIGADSHTCTYGALGAFSSGVGSTDLAAAIATGECWLKVPESMKFVYYGKLPKWVGGKDLILYTIGDIGVDGARYRAMEFCGETIESLGIDDRLSMCNMAIEAGGKNGIIAPDKITSKYIKAIKNKPRQGFGKIYESDKDAVYAAVKEYDVRKITEPVVACPNLPSNTKPVSRLKNVAVDQVVIGSCTNGRITDMRLAAKILRGKKVNPSVRLIVIPGTQKIYLECVNEGLAKIFVEAGGVFSTPTCGPCLGGHMGILAEGETAIATTNRNFVGRMGHPNSAVYLSNPAVAAATAITGKITHPDEVM from the coding sequence ATGGGATATACGATAACCGAAAAGATATTGCTGAAACACACGAAAGAAAAAGAGGTGCACCCCGGCAAGTTCATCGACGCTAAAGTCGATCTCTGTCTGGGTAACGACATCACCGCGCCGTTCGCTATAGAGGAGTTCGAGAAGCTCGGCACGAAGAAGGTGTTTGACAGGAACAGAGTTGTGCTTGTGCCAGACCATTTCGCGCCCGCTAAAGACATGAAGAGCGCCAATCAGTGCAAGGTGCTGGCTACATTCGCGAAAAAATACGGCGTGAAGAACTACTTCGAGATAGGCCGGATGGGGATAGAGCACGCGCTCCTGCCGGAGATGGGGCTCGTCCTGCCCGGAGATCTGGTGATAGGGGCGGACTCCCACACGTGCACTTACGGGGCCCTGGGCGCGTTCTCCTCGGGCGTGGGTTCGACGGATCTCGCCGCGGCTATTGCGACGGGTGAATGCTGGCTTAAAGTGCCGGAGTCGATGAAATTTGTTTACTACGGGAAATTGCCGAAATGGGTCGGCGGCAAAGACCTTATACTTTATACAATAGGTGACATCGGAGTCGACGGGGCGCGTTACCGGGCGATGGAGTTCTGCGGCGAGACCATCGAATCTCTCGGTATAGACGATCGCCTGAGCATGTGCAACATGGCCATAGAGGCCGGCGGGAAGAACGGTATCATAGCGCCGGATAAAATTACTTCAAAATATATAAAAGCGATAAAAAATAAACCGAGGCAGGGTTTCGGAAAAATATACGAAAGCGATAAAGATGCCGTCTACGCCGCCGTCAAAGAGTATGACGTCAGGAAGATAACCGAGCCGGTCGTAGCGTGCCCGAATCTGCCGAGCAACACAAAGCCGGTCAGCCGGCTTAAAAATGTCGCGGTCGACCAGGTCGTCATCGGCTCGTGCACGAACGGCAGGATAACGGACATGAGGCTTGCCGCGAAGATACTGCGCGGCAAAAAAGTCAACCCGTCCGTCCGGCTGATAGTGATACCCGGGACGCAGAAGATATACTTGGAATGTGTGAATGAGGGGCTCGCGAAGATATTTGTGGAAGCGGGCGGGGTATTCTCGACGCCGACCTGCGGGCCGTGCCTGGGCGGGCACATGGGCATCCTCGCCGAGGGCGAGACGGCCATCGCGACGACCAATAGGAACTTCGTCGGCCGCATGGGGCATCCTAATAGCGCCGTTTATTTATCCAACCCGGCTGTCGCCGCGGCGACGGCAATAACCGGGAAGATCACTCACCCGGACGAGGTGATGTAA
- a CDS encoding 3-isopropylmalate dehydratase small subunit encodes MIRKSKAHKFGNDINTDDIIAAKYLNTTDRAELASHCMEHIVKDFASSMKPGDVIVAGKNFGCGSSREHAPIAIKAAGASCVIADSFARIFFRNSINIGLPIIESREASDRIEAGDEVQIDTKAGLIKNLTRKETYKIEKYPPFMQAIFASGGLIESLKRKRKK; translated from the coding sequence ATGATACGCAAATCCAAAGCGCATAAATTCGGAAACGATATAAATACCGACGATATAATAGCCGCCAAATATCTCAATACGACCGACAGGGCGGAACTGGCGAGCCATTGCATGGAACATATCGTCAAAGATTTCGCAAGCTCGATGAAGCCGGGGGATGTCATAGTAGCGGGGAAAAATTTCGGTTGTGGCTCGTCGAGAGAGCACGCCCCCATAGCGATAAAAGCCGCCGGGGCATCGTGCGTTATAGCGGATAGTTTCGCAAGGATATTTTTCCGCAACAGTATCAATATCGGCCTTCCTATAATAGAATCCAGGGAGGCTTCGGATAGGATCGAGGCGGGGGATGAGGTGCAGATAGATACGAAAGCCGGGCTAATAAAGAACCTTACGCGAAAAGAGACTTACAAGATAGAGAAATATCCGCCGTTTATGCAGGCTATATTTGCCTCCGGCGGATTGATCGAATCATTAAAGAGAAAAAGGAAAAAATAA
- a CDS encoding 3-isopropylmalate dehydrogenase: MAVKNYKIAVIAGDGTGPEVVAEGLKVLKAASKKFGFTYTETPFDYGGARYLKTGKTITDEELEGLKKFDAIFLGAIGHPDVKPGILEQGILLKTRFGLDQYINLRPVKLYSSAFCPLKDKKPEDIDFVVVRENSEGLYKGMGEFQNKGKADEVAIQLSYNTRKGVERCIRYAFEFARKRNKRKKLTLCGKTNVLTYAWDLWQRTFDEVKKDYPDIQTDYVHVDATTMWFVKNPEWFDVIVTDNLFGDIITDLGAMIQGGMGIAAGGNINPEGVSMFEPIGGSAPKYTGKHIINPLAAICAGGMLLDNIGQPAAAKAIESAVIKVASAKLKSLAAGKMGYSTEEVGDLVVANL, translated from the coding sequence ATGGCGGTAAAAAATTATAAGATAGCGGTGATAGCCGGTGATGGGACAGGACCTGAAGTCGTAGCCGAAGGATTAAAAGTCCTGAAAGCGGCGTCGAAGAAATTCGGTTTTACATATACTGAAACGCCTTTCGATTACGGTGGCGCCAGATATTTAAAGACGGGCAAGACGATAACCGACGAGGAGCTTGAGGGATTAAAGAAATTCGACGCGATATTTTTAGGAGCCATAGGTCATCCGGACGTAAAACCCGGTATCCTGGAGCAGGGGATATTGCTTAAGACGAGGTTTGGCCTCGACCAGTATATTAATTTAAGGCCGGTGAAATTATACAGCTCCGCGTTCTGTCCGTTGAAAGACAAGAAGCCGGAAGATATCGATTTTGTCGTCGTGCGCGAAAACTCCGAAGGGCTTTATAAAGGTATGGGCGAGTTTCAGAATAAGGGTAAAGCCGATGAAGTCGCGATACAACTTTCTTATAATACACGGAAGGGTGTCGAGCGCTGTATCCGTTACGCGTTCGAGTTCGCGAGGAAGCGCAACAAGAGAAAAAAACTGACTCTTTGCGGCAAAACGAACGTATTGACATACGCCTGGGATCTATGGCAGAGAACGTTTGATGAAGTGAAAAAGGATTATCCGGACATCCAGACAGATTACGTGCACGTCGACGCTACGACGATGTGGTTTGTGAAAAACCCCGAGTGGTTCGACGTTATAGTAACCGACAATCTTTTCGGTGATATTATAACCGATCTCGGAGCGATGATACAGGGCGGTATGGGAATCGCGGCCGGAGGCAATATAAACCCGGAAGGCGTTTCGATGTTCGAACCTATCGGCGGTTCCGCGCCGAAATACACCGGCAAGCATATTATTAACCCTCTCGCGGCTATATGCGCGGGCGGGATGCTCCTCGATAATATCGGCCAGCCCGCGGCGGCAAAGGCGATCGAGAGCGCCGTTATAAAGGTGGCGAGCGCGAAGCTGAAGAGTTTAGCGGCGGGGAAGATGGGGTACTCGACCGAAGAAGTCGGGGACTTGGTGGTAGCGAACTTATAA